One genomic window of Mercenaria mercenaria strain notata chromosome 2, MADL_Memer_1, whole genome shotgun sequence includes the following:
- the LOC123563668 gene encoding uncharacterized protein LOC123563668, producing the protein MTTPAPRRQREQNSVWLSQIIRGDKSVENETSIQINLCRFSFRACKLKKISNHCTKKMSLLSECTCAYKHEYFMYVKEDRTIDNDMFNKIITSVRTGRCPHALPNKSTSESSVTAKHAFAATGNSDMIMAETTFVPTSCFGITPYHVAAVHKRISAIQKLSNIYNFCTLQYPTKIVENENGVKFDLIATNALKLCIDRDDTLTLKTILGGVTNAYQYNSPILYAIHQGKTNPLEVLLTSYNEYMNIFSLRQEDSFQGTLFAVLSNTPETLAIVLENLNIHTAFILDDNFTLADLARSLGHLKCLEILENWQKLQTANNEHDLSREIKVGGKHNVVSPICTILFKLKFHNLRQFKTVELCNVLEKLVKHGYDINQHGEGGKTALHYVCGPGPFFAIRVHFTLLTLGADINAKDSAGEIPLFHILHDLEIRQFYKKDCLKWFIRMALYHNPVRSNVSHWGALSDLHQFKGLDNIYEGLCEDFLECGFVPKGNTEVRPLQKICRDSLRQAFPGTGLHRLVQETEIPSSFKDFILMTSRFDWKPHLELHK; encoded by the coding sequence ATGACAACACCAGCACCTAGAAGACAAAGGGAGCAGAACTCTGTTTGGCTGTCCCAGATCATAAGGGGAGataaatctgttgaaaatgaGACAAGCATCCAAATAAACTTGTGCAGATTTTCATTTCGTGCTtgcaagttgaaaaaaatatcaaatcattGTACAAAGAAGATGTCTTTACTATCTGAGTGTACTTGTGCATATAAGCATGAATATTTCATGTATGTGAAAGAAGATCGTACAATTGACAACGATATGTTCAATAAAATTATAACTTCTGTCCGGACCGGTCGCTGTCCACATGCATTACCAAACAAATCAACCTCAGAATCGTCTGTAACAGCGAAACATGCCTTTGCTGCCACAGGAAATTCTGACATGATTATGGCAGAAACTACTTTTGTGCCAACATCATGTTTTGGTATAACACCTTACCATGTAGCTGCTGTACACAAGCGAATTTCCGCCATTCAGAAACTGAGTAACATTTACAACTTCTGCACATTACAGTATCCGACAAAAATTGTAGAAAATGAAAATGGAGTAAAGTTTGACTTGATAGCAAcaaatgctttaaaactttgtaTTGACAGAGATGATACGTTAACGTTAAAAACAATTCTGGGAGGTGTCACAAATGCCTATCAGTATAATTCGCCCATTCTCTATGCAATACATCAAGGAAAGACAAACCCTCTAGAAGTCCTGTTAACCTCCTacaatgaatatatgaatattttctcCTTGAGACAAGAAGACAGTTTTCAAGGTACACTGTTTGCTGTGTTGAGCAATACACCAGAGACTTTAGCAATAGTTTTAGAAAACCTAAATATTCACACCGCTTTCATTCTCGATGACAATTTCACACTGGCAGACCTGGCACGATCTTTGGGGCATTTAAAGTGTCTTGaaattcttgaaaattggcaaaaattGCAAACAGCAAACAATGAACATGATTTGAGTCGAGAAATCAAAGTAGGAGGCAAACATAATGTGGTGTCACCAATATGTACAATattatttaaacttaaatttcACAACCTTCGTCAATTTAAAACAGTAGAACTGTGCAATGTGCTGGAGAAGCTAGTGAAGCATGGGTATGACATCAACCAACACGGCGAAGGTGGCAAAACTGCTCTACATTATGTGTGTGGTCCAGGTCCTTTCTTTGCCATACGAGTTCATTTCACGTTATTAACACTAGGTGCAGACATAAATGCCAAGGATTCTGCTGGAGAGATACCCTTGTTTCATATTCTTCATGACTTAGAAATCCGGCAATTTTACAAGAAAGACTGTCTTAAATGGTTTATCCGAATGGCTCTCTATCATAACCCAGTAAGGTCTAATGTAAGCCACTGGGGAGCATTGTCTGATCTACATCAGTTCAAAGGTCTTGACAACATCTATGAAGGTCTTTGTGAAGACTTCCTGGAATGTGGTTTTGTACCTAAAGGTAACACAGAAGTGAGACCTCTGCAGAAGATTTGTCGCGACTCTCTCCGGCAGGCATTTCCTGGAACAGGTCTACACAGACTTGTGCAAGAGACAGAAATACCGTCATCTTTCAAAGATTTCATTCTGATGACAAGCAGGTTTGACTGGAAACCCCATCTAGAGCTTCATAAATAA